In Halopelagius inordinatus, a single genomic region encodes these proteins:
- the gvpJ gene encoding gas vesicle protein GvpJ encodes MVEQPSRQKTDLAEMVEMLLDKGVVVNADIVVSIGDTELLGVKVRAAIASFETAAEYGLEFPEGTDMDRVEAAAKGGRREGISEAEAPVTVTESSEAELDAAEARGTQRDEAEDEEDGGDGEDDWDEAEFLTEKSPVTAQTPASGQTPATKETPAASDDSADDESGEDGRDSDESAADPADVDPDAESVLVESDDEDGEQAAERTSRDDGDRDDR; translated from the coding sequence ATGGTTGAGCAACCCTCCCGCCAGAAGACCGACCTCGCGGAGATGGTCGAGATGCTCTTGGACAAAGGCGTCGTCGTCAACGCCGACATCGTCGTCTCCATCGGCGACACCGAACTGCTCGGCGTGAAAGTCCGCGCGGCCATCGCCTCCTTCGAGACGGCCGCCGAGTACGGACTTGAGTTCCCCGAGGGGACCGACATGGACCGCGTCGAGGCCGCCGCCAAGGGCGGACGCCGCGAGGGCATCTCGGAGGCCGAGGCGCCCGTGACGGTGACCGAGTCGTCGGAGGCGGAACTGGACGCCGCGGAGGCCAGAGGAACGCAGAGAGACGAGGCCGAAGACGAGGAAGACGGGGGAGACGGGGAAGACGACTGGGACGAAGCGGAGTTTCTGACCGAGAAATCTCCCGTGACCGCTCAGACGCCCGCGAGCGGTCAGACCCCGGCGACGAAGGAGACGCCCGCCGCGTCGGACGACTCCGCCGACGACGAGAGCGGCGAGGACGGTCGCGACTCCGACGAGTCGGCTGCCGACCCCGCCGACGTCGACCCCGACGCCGAGTCCGTGCTCGTCGAATCCGACGACGAGGACGGCGAACAGGCCGCAGAACGGACGAGCCGAGACGACGGAGACCGAGACGACAGATGA
- the gvpH gene encoding gas vesicle protein GvpH, protein MHDENDPNDDENRSDDRDGVSLGAGFRALTNVLSALGNRGRNSGSGLFDTDRSSVEYRYSVDTGLNDRPDRDGPKRTPRTERSRTKRHASADLPSTVSHEGDTAVVTVDLSDFDPDDVKVGLDDGELVVTVDGRRLDRIPIDLPSYDRTNARINNGVLQVRIHSDEAGGDD, encoded by the coding sequence ATGCACGACGAAAACGACCCAAACGACGACGAGAACCGATCCGACGACCGGGACGGCGTGTCGCTCGGTGCGGGGTTTCGGGCGCTGACGAACGTACTGTCTGCGCTCGGAAACCGCGGCCGAAACAGCGGTTCGGGCCTGTTCGATACCGACCGGTCCTCGGTCGAGTACCGGTACTCGGTCGACACCGGGCTGAACGACAGACCGGACCGCGACGGGCCGAAGCGTACGCCGCGCACGGAGCGCTCGCGGACGAAACGCCACGCGAGCGCCGACCTCCCGTCGACGGTCTCCCACGAGGGGGATACGGCCGTCGTGACCGTCGACCTCAGCGACTTCGACCCCGACGACGTGAAGGTCGGACTGGACGACGGTGAGTTGGTCGTCACCGTCGACGGCCGCCGACTCGACCGGATTCCCATCGACCTCCCGTCGTACGACCGGACGAACGCGCGAATCAACAACGGCGTCCTCCAGGTTCGCATCCACTCCGACGAGGCCGGTGGCGATGACTGA
- the gvpG gene encoding gas vesicle protein GvpG: MFLLDDLLVRPFVSLLDVLQQLALEEMYDIESLRDELKENQLLYELGERSKPEYERRKEELEEELELAEEVRDQLSGGKIEVKR; the protein is encoded by the coding sequence ATGTTCCTCCTCGACGACTTGCTCGTCCGGCCGTTCGTCTCGCTTCTCGACGTCCTCCAGCAACTGGCGTTAGAGGAGATGTACGACATCGAATCGCTGCGGGACGAACTGAAGGAAAACCAGTTGCTGTACGAACTGGGAGAACGCTCGAAACCGGAGTACGAGCGCCGCAAAGAGGAACTCGAGGAGGAGTTAGAACTGGCCGAGGAAGTGCGCGACCAACTGTCCGGCGGTAAGATAGAGGTGAAACGCTAA
- a CDS encoding GvpL/GvpF family gas vesicle protein encodes MSEENLYVYGATDAEDLDLELSGVGGADRVYTITHKSISAIVSDIDTTDPERTDENVQTHDEVLREVMEHGDGRTVVPMQFGMAFKDARALKNVLRGTRPAFTRALNDVEGTVELGVKVVSQEGTDLSQDAVEAAAERLTDASINEVENGQFSDRLLLNRSYLVERENQDEFGEAVDELEAELGDVLVQYTGPWAPYNFVDIHVGVDR; translated from the coding sequence ATGAGCGAAGAGAACCTGTACGTCTACGGAGCAACCGACGCAGAGGACCTCGATTTAGAGCTATCCGGAGTCGGAGGTGCAGACCGGGTGTACACTATCACCCACAAGTCCATCTCGGCTATCGTCTCCGACATCGACACGACCGACCCCGAACGGACCGACGAGAACGTACAGACCCACGACGAGGTGCTCCGGGAGGTGATGGAACACGGCGACGGCCGGACGGTCGTTCCGATGCAGTTCGGTATGGCGTTCAAAGACGCGCGGGCGCTGAAGAACGTCCTTCGGGGCACCCGCCCGGCGTTCACGCGAGCGCTCAACGACGTGGAAGGAACGGTCGAACTCGGCGTGAAAGTCGTCTCCCAAGAGGGGACCGACCTCTCGCAGGACGCCGTCGAAGCGGCGGCCGAACGCCTCACGGACGCGAGCATAAACGAAGTCGAGAACGGCCAGTTCAGCGACCGACTGCTGTTGAATCGCTCGTATCTGGTCGAACGCGAAAACCAAGACGAGTTCGGCGAAGCGGTCGACGAACTCGAAGCCGAACTCGGCGACGTGTTGGTCCAGTACACCGGTCCGTGGGCGCCCTACAACTTCGTCGACATCCACGTCGGCGTCGACAGATAA
- the gvpA gene encoding gas vesicle protein GvpA gives MAQRTPNASSLAEVLDRVLDKGVVIDVWARISVVGIELLTVEARVVVASVDTFLHYAEEIAKIEQASASGDIDELEEIEVETEPAQTQ, from the coding sequence ATGGCACAACGAACACCGAACGCGTCAAGTCTGGCGGAAGTCCTCGACCGGGTCCTCGACAAAGGCGTCGTCATCGACGTCTGGGCTCGAATCTCCGTCGTCGGCATCGAACTGCTCACCGTCGAGGCGCGCGTCGTCGTCGCGTCCGTCGACACCTTCCTCCACTACGCGGAGGAGATAGCGAAGATAGAGCAGGCGAGCGCATCCGGCGACATCGACGAACTCGAGGAGATAGAAGTCGAAACCGAGCCGGCGCAGACACAGTAA
- the gvpN gene encoding gas vesicle protein GvpN, with amino-acid sequence MTDGSDHKRKVRGLSVRSDGKETKRRSREKKDLDKQRSEVDGDDGNDGPQSAQKVARRFEPFVETDETEALVERIRNWWGAEQPVHLIGPTGCGKTTMAVQSAVARGRPIVWLEGDDAVDTAALVGEHAGKEQYAERDQYVRDVVKKKSIVRDRWVDNPLSVAAREGATLIYNEFSRSKPAANNVLLSAFEEGILERSTGRGADRTIDVHPDFRAILTSNSVEYAGVHRPQDALLDRLVGIHLGFYDRETEVEIVDSRVDDLDRENIEKIVTIVRGLREEMDVTVGTRAAVMAARGLTAFPPRDDLIVDICTDVLASKVSSREEVEELRDQIDSIVGGM; translated from the coding sequence ATGACCGACGGCTCCGACCACAAACGGAAGGTGCGCGGCCTCAGCGTACGGTCCGACGGCAAAGAGACGAAACGTCGCAGTCGCGAAAAGAAGGACCTCGACAAACAGCGGTCCGAAGTCGACGGCGACGACGGAAACGACGGACCCCAATCGGCCCAGAAGGTCGCCCGACGGTTCGAGCCGTTCGTCGAAACCGACGAGACCGAAGCGCTCGTAGAGCGCATCCGAAACTGGTGGGGTGCCGAGCAACCGGTCCATCTCATCGGTCCGACCGGGTGCGGCAAGACGACGATGGCCGTCCAGTCGGCCGTCGCCCGCGGACGGCCGATCGTCTGGCTCGAAGGCGACGACGCCGTGGACACGGCCGCACTCGTCGGCGAACACGCCGGTAAAGAGCAGTACGCAGAGCGCGACCAGTACGTCAGAGACGTCGTCAAAAAGAAGTCCATCGTTCGGGACCGCTGGGTCGACAACCCCCTGTCGGTCGCGGCCCGAGAGGGAGCGACCCTCATCTACAACGAGTTCTCGCGGTCGAAACCCGCAGCGAACAACGTCCTCCTCTCGGCGTTCGAAGAGGGGATACTCGAACGCTCCACCGGGCGCGGGGCTGACCGAACCATCGACGTCCACCCCGATTTCAGGGCGATACTCACCTCGAACTCCGTCGAGTACGCGGGCGTCCACCGGCCGCAAGACGCCTTACTCGACCGACTCGTCGGAATCCACCTCGGCTTCTACGACCGAGAGACCGAGGTCGAAATCGTCGACTCCAGAGTCGACGACTTGGACCGAGAGAACATCGAGAAGATAGTGACTATCGTGCGCGGCCTCCGCGAGGAGATGGACGTGACCGTCGGAACGCGGGCGGCGGTGATGGCGGCGCGCGGACTGACGGCGTTCCCGCCGAGAGACGACCTCATCGTCGATATCTGCACGGACGTCCTCGCCTCGAAGGTGTCCTCTCGCGAGGAAGTCGAGGAGCTGAGGGACCAGATTGATTCCATAGTGGGAGGAATGTGA
- the gvpO gene encoding gas vesicle protein GvpO, halophile-type → MGDDTETSDETEQCIALTGGGERCSREAEDGDFCYQHDESDETVDGSAAADGGSGTESESRDSENDEESDVDKVNELEDAAGGIEPDDEAEDDESEGSDDESVDILEVRKLVETTASDLIGRELDGISEIRAEEDGWLVVVDLIERPAVPDSQDILGSYEIELGTGGAIHGYRRINRYRRSDTADVE, encoded by the coding sequence ATGGGCGACGACACAGAGACGAGCGACGAGACCGAGCAGTGCATCGCTCTCACCGGCGGCGGAGAGCGCTGCTCTCGGGAGGCCGAGGACGGCGATTTCTGCTATCAACACGACGAGAGCGACGAAACCGTGGACGGGTCGGCGGCCGCCGACGGCGGTTCCGGCACCGAAAGCGAGAGTCGAGACAGCGAGAACGACGAGGAGTCGGACGTGGACAAAGTAAACGAACTGGAAGACGCCGCCGGTGGAATCGAACCTGACGACGAAGCGGAGGACGACGAATCCGAGGGAAGCGACGACGAGTCCGTCGACATCCTCGAAGTCCGGAAACTGGTCGAGACGACCGCCTCGGACCTCATCGGTCGGGAGTTAGACGGTATCTCCGAGATCAGAGCCGAGGAGGACGGCTGGTTGGTCGTCGTCGACCTGATAGAACGTCCGGCGGTGCCCGACTCACAGGACATCCTCGGGAGCTACGAGATAGAACTCGGAACCGGCGGCGCTATCCACGGCTACCGCCGCATCAACCGCTATCGACGAAGCGACACGGCCGATGTCGAGTGA
- a CDS encoding TIGR00341 family protein, with protein sequence MRLVQVMVPTGKREAVVGVLDEEGIDYALSAESSNRQYAAIVTFPIPKAAVEHIMNRLRDVGIERDSYIVVLSAETVVSRRFDELEQEWEDENPDGENRIAREELIARAEEMAPETTTFVVMTVISALVATAGVLLDSPAVVVGSMVIAPLVGPAMTTSVGTIIDDREMFLRGAKLQVSGVLLGIVSAAVFAVILRTTSIVPLSGPEVFSIGEVESRLSPDVLSLVIALGAGAAGAFSLASGVSTALVGVMIAAALVPPMAVVGIGFAWGSPMAVLGSAVLVLVNVLSINAVALIVLWRMGYRPKLWVQQNEARSIMMTRVTTFAVILLILTSVLGVATYGSVRSAAFEEDARAAIDKALPPDASLVSMDVGYRSFPLLTPERITVTVGYPPGEPPPRVGDEIERRLNEQAPETIDPWREGGVQVELRYIAIERPGGAADSTAEDDPERPAVAARGVGPTPRSPAV encoded by the coding sequence GTGCGTCTCGTACAGGTCATGGTTCCGACGGGAAAGCGCGAAGCCGTCGTTGGCGTCCTCGACGAGGAGGGCATCGACTACGCCCTCTCGGCGGAGTCGAGCAACCGTCAGTACGCCGCAATCGTCACGTTTCCCATCCCGAAGGCGGCGGTCGAACACATCATGAACCGCCTCCGAGACGTGGGTATCGAACGGGACTCGTACATCGTGGTCCTGTCCGCCGAGACGGTCGTCTCCCGGCGGTTCGACGAGCTCGAACAGGAGTGGGAAGACGAGAACCCGGACGGCGAGAACCGAATCGCCCGAGAGGAACTCATCGCCCGCGCCGAGGAGATGGCCCCCGAGACGACGACGTTCGTCGTGATGACCGTCATCAGCGCCCTCGTGGCCACCGCGGGCGTGCTCCTCGACTCGCCCGCCGTCGTCGTCGGGTCGATGGTCATCGCCCCACTCGTGGGGCCGGCGATGACGACGAGCGTCGGCACCATAATCGACGACCGAGAGATGTTCCTCCGCGGAGCGAAGTTGCAGGTGTCCGGCGTCCTCCTCGGCATCGTAAGCGCCGCCGTCTTCGCGGTGATACTCCGGACGACGAGCATCGTCCCCCTCAGCGGACCGGAGGTGTTCTCCATCGGCGAGGTGGAGTCGCGCCTCTCGCCGGACGTCCTGTCTCTCGTCATCGCCCTCGGCGCGGGGGCCGCCGGTGCGTTTTCTCTCGCCTCGGGCGTCTCCACCGCTCTCGTCGGCGTCATGATAGCCGCGGCGTTGGTGCCGCCGATGGCTGTGGTCGGTATCGGCTTCGCGTGGGGGTCACCCATGGCGGTGCTCGGATCGGCCGTTCTCGTCCTCGTGAACGTCCTCTCGATCAACGCCGTCGCACTCATCGTGCTGTGGCGGATGGGATACCGACCGAAACTGTGGGTCCAACAGAACGAGGCGCGGTCGATAATGATGACGCGCGTCACCACGTTCGCCGTGATTCTGCTCATCCTCACGTCCGTCCTCGGCGTCGCCACGTACGGGTCGGTTCGGAGCGCGGCGTTCGAAGAGGACGCGCGGGCCGCGATCGACAAAGCGCTTCCGCCGGACGCGTCGCTGGTCTCGATGGACGTCGGATACCGGAGTTTCCCGCTTTTAACCCCGGAACGGATCACGGTTACCGTCGGCTATCCGCCGGGCGAACCGCCGCCGCGCGTCGGCGACGAAATCGAGCGCCGACTCAACGAACAGGCGCCGGAGACGATCGACCCGTGGAGAGAGGGAGGCGTCCAAGTCGAACTTCGGTACATCGCCATCGAACGACCGGGCGGTGCGGCGGACTCGACGGCCGAGGACGACCCCGAACGCCCCGCGGTGGCCGCGAGGGGAGTCGGACCGACCCCGCGTTCGCCCGCGGTCTGA